In Amaranthus tricolor cultivar Red isolate AtriRed21 chromosome 5, ASM2621246v1, whole genome shotgun sequence, a genomic segment contains:
- the LOC130813577 gene encoding GDSL lipase-like, whose protein sequence is MKIVETVEYIVANQNLIHGVDLSRPRCGISWWGFVGHIEPGELIRSMFNTLTLLCAILLSLCLPSCNAQHKTPFFVFGDSLYDNGMSLCCGVHAGGAKYWPYGENYFKEPSGRFSDGLIIPDFIAQYAVVPLLKPYLSAGVKVDYTDGINFASSTACVLNENCPYAINLKVQLTYFNEAVENLKQSLGESHTRRLLSKAVYLFNIGQYDYVTFFRNNIGMYPLSSSTKSQYINLILGNLSTHIKTIYEQGGRKFAFQNIGPIGCMPAIKYELGFNEVCADEPSELARLHNHAFAALANNLQIQLPGFNYSIYDFYTALYNRVLYGQTYGFKESETACCGGGAFNGDDSCQKLDRAFSFCNNLKDHLWFDAWHLTQKAYHQISKEFWGGGLDVVAPYNLENLFELIY, encoded by the exons ATGAAGATAGTAGAAACCGTTGAATATATTGTAGCCAATCAGAATTTGATACATGGGGTTGATCTTAGCCGTCCACGTTGC ggaATTAGTTGGTGGGGTTTTGTTGGCCATATTGAACCTGGGGAATT AATAAGAAGTATGTTTAATACATTAACATTATTATGTGCAATTTTACTTAGTTTGTGTCTACCAAGTTGTAATGCTCAACATAAGACTCCTTTCTTTGTTTTTGGCGATTCTCTGTACGACAATGGCATGTCTTTGTGTTGCGGCGTTCATGCTGGAGGGGCTAAATATTGGCCTTATGGTGAGAACTACTTCAAGGAACCTTCTGGAAGGTTCTCTGATGGTCTCATTATCCCAGATTTTATAG CTCAATATGCCGTGGTGCCTCTTCTAAAACCATATTTGTCAGCAGGGGTTAAAGTAGACTATACTGACGGAATTAATTTTGCTTCTTCAACTGCTTGTGTGCTCAATGAAAATTGTCCTTATGCG ATAAATTTGAAGGTGCAATTGACTTATTTTAATGAGGCagtggaaaatttgaaacaaagcCTTGGAGAATCACACACAAGGAGGTTATTATCCAAAGCAGTGTACCTTTTCAATATTGGACAATATGATTATGTTACCTTTTTCCGCAATAATATTGGAATGTATCCTCTTTCCTCTTCTACTAAGAGTCAATATATTAATCTAATACTTGGCAACCTCAGTACCCACATCAAA ACAATCTACGAGCAAGGAGGAAGGAAGTTTGCATTCCAAAACATAGGTCCAATTGGGTGTATGCCAGCAATAAAGTATGAGCTTGGATTTAATGAAGTTTGTGCAGATGAGCCTTCAGAGCTTGCTAGATTACACAATCATGCATTTGCTGCACTAGCCAACAATTTGCAAATTCAACTGCCAGGGTTCAACTACTCTATATATGACTTCTATACTGCACTTTACAACCGTGTCTTATATGGACAAACTTATG GTTTCAAGGAAAGTGAAACAGCATGCTGTGGAGGTGGAGCCTTCAATGGTGACGACAGTTGCCAGAAGTTAGATCGCGCATTCTCATTTTGCAACAACTTGAAGGACCATTTGTGGTTTGATGCTTGGCACCTTACTCAGAAAGCTTACCACCAAATCTCTAAAGAATTTTGGGGTGGAGGACTCGATGTTGTAGCTCCTTATAATTTGGAGAATTTATTTGAACTAATCTATTGA
- the LOC130813800 gene encoding bZIP transcription factor TRAB1-like isoform X2 → MGAEGSGRPPGLGNFALTRQTSIYSLTFDEFQNTLGGMGKDFGSMNMDELLKNIWSAEETQSIATGAGATAMAAAAAVAAAGSSGQDGVNSGGYLQRQGSLTLPRTLSQKTVDEVWKDIAKEFNGGKDGGNGSNVPQRQQTLGEITLEEFLVRAGVVREDTQLVDKPNNIGGAGIFGDFSRPNNNTNTNTNIGFGINCQQPGRGVELMGNRIPETNHQMSSIQSANLPLNVNGVRTSQQQVTPTHMSQQSQQPQQQPLFPKQSAVSYGSAMTLSNTAQLGSTGMRGGMVGLAEGLNNNLVMSAVNQGGAGLGMAGLRGGGAIGVPAGSPAALSSDGLARSNGDSSSVSPVPYMFNGGLKGRKGFGSVDKVAERRQRRMIKNRESAARSRARKQAYTMELEQEVQKLKEENQELRKKQAEIVEMQKNQVMEMMNAQAGSRKKLRRTQTGPW, encoded by the exons ATGGGTGCTGAAGGAAGTGGGAGACCACCAGGGTTAGGGAATTTTGCATTAACCAGACAAACTTCAATATATTCATTAACATTTGATGAATTTCAGAATACATTAGGTGGGATGGGGAAGGATTTTGGGTCAATGAATATGGATGaattgttaaagaatatatGGAGTGCTGAAGAAACACAATCTATTGCAACAGGAGCAGGAGCAACAGCTATGGCTGCCGCTGctgctgttgctgctgctggGAGTAGTGGTCAAGATGGGGTAAATTCAGGTGGGTATTTGCAAAGACAAGGGTCATTAACTTTACCCAGAACACTTAGTCAGAAAACAGTTGATGAGGTGTGGAAGGATATCGCAAAGGAATTTAATGGCGGAAAAGATGGAGGAAATGGATCTAATGTGCCTCAGAGACAGCAGACATTAGGGGAGATTACTTTAGAGGAGTTCTTGGTGAGAGCTGGAGTTGTGAGGGAAGACACCCAATTGGTTGATAAGCCGAATAATATTGGGGGTGCTGGGATTTTCGGAGATTTTTCTCGGcctaataacaatactaatactaatacgaATATTGGGTTTGGGATTAATTGTCAACAACCTGGTCGAGGTGTTGAGTTGATGGGTAATCGTATTCCAGAGACTAATCATCAAATGTCGTCTATACAATCAGCTAACTTACCGTTGAATGTTAATGGGGTACGGACATCACAGCAGCAGGTAACACCTACACATATGTCCCAGCAGTCCCAACAGCCGCAGCAACAACCATTGTTCCCTAAACAGTCTGCAGTTTCGTACGGATCTGCGATGACATTGTCGAACACTGCTCAATTAGGTAGTACAGGAATGAGGGGTGGCATGGTAGGGTTAGCGGAAGGGTTGAATAACAACTTGGTTATGAGTGCAGTTAATCAAGGTGGGGCAGGATTAGGCATGGCTGGATTAAGAGGTGGTGGAGCGATTGGTGTTCCTGCTGGATCCCCTGCAGCTTTGTCATCCGATGGGCTTGCAAGGAGTAATGGTGACTCCTCTTCGGTTTCACCTGTTCCGTACATGTTTAATGGTGGTCTTAAAGGGAGAAAAGGATTTGGTTCCGTTGACAAAGTTGCTGAGAGAAGGCAGAGGCGCATGATCAAAAATAGAGAATCTGCTGCAAGATCACGAGCTCGTAAACAG GCCTATACTATGGAGCTCGAGCAGGAAGTTCAGAAACTAAAAGAGGAA
- the LOC130813800 gene encoding bZIP transcription factor TRAB1-like isoform X1, whose protein sequence is MGSNCNMNFSKSFGNETGSDMGAEGSGRPPGLGNFALTRQTSIYSLTFDEFQNTLGGMGKDFGSMNMDELLKNIWSAEETQSIATGAGATAMAAAAAVAAAGSSGQDGVNSGGYLQRQGSLTLPRTLSQKTVDEVWKDIAKEFNGGKDGGNGSNVPQRQQTLGEITLEEFLVRAGVVREDTQLVDKPNNIGGAGIFGDFSRPNNNTNTNTNIGFGINCQQPGRGVELMGNRIPETNHQMSSIQSANLPLNVNGVRTSQQQVTPTHMSQQSQQPQQQPLFPKQSAVSYGSAMTLSNTAQLGSTGMRGGMVGLAEGLNNNLVMSAVNQGGAGLGMAGLRGGGAIGVPAGSPAALSSDGLARSNGDSSSVSPVPYMFNGGLKGRKGFGSVDKVAERRQRRMIKNRESAARSRARKQAYTMELEQEVQKLKEENQELRKKQAEIVEMQKNQVMEMMNAQAGSRKKLRRTQTGPW, encoded by the exons ATGGGGAGTAATTGCAATATGAACTTTAGTAAGAGTTTTGGGAATGAAACAGGAAGTGATATGGGTGCTGAAGGAAGTGGGAGACCACCAGGGTTAGGGAATTTTGCATTAACCAGACAAACTTCAATATATTCATTAACATTTGATGAATTTCAGAATACATTAGGTGGGATGGGGAAGGATTTTGGGTCAATGAATATGGATGaattgttaaagaatatatGGAGTGCTGAAGAAACACAATCTATTGCAACAGGAGCAGGAGCAACAGCTATGGCTGCCGCTGctgctgttgctgctgctggGAGTAGTGGTCAAGATGGGGTAAATTCAGGTGGGTATTTGCAAAGACAAGGGTCATTAACTTTACCCAGAACACTTAGTCAGAAAACAGTTGATGAGGTGTGGAAGGATATCGCAAAGGAATTTAATGGCGGAAAAGATGGAGGAAATGGATCTAATGTGCCTCAGAGACAGCAGACATTAGGGGAGATTACTTTAGAGGAGTTCTTGGTGAGAGCTGGAGTTGTGAGGGAAGACACCCAATTGGTTGATAAGCCGAATAATATTGGGGGTGCTGGGATTTTCGGAGATTTTTCTCGGcctaataacaatactaatactaatacgaATATTGGGTTTGGGATTAATTGTCAACAACCTGGTCGAGGTGTTGAGTTGATGGGTAATCGTATTCCAGAGACTAATCATCAAATGTCGTCTATACAATCAGCTAACTTACCGTTGAATGTTAATGGGGTACGGACATCACAGCAGCAGGTAACACCTACACATATGTCCCAGCAGTCCCAACAGCCGCAGCAACAACCATTGTTCCCTAAACAGTCTGCAGTTTCGTACGGATCTGCGATGACATTGTCGAACACTGCTCAATTAGGTAGTACAGGAATGAGGGGTGGCATGGTAGGGTTAGCGGAAGGGTTGAATAACAACTTGGTTATGAGTGCAGTTAATCAAGGTGGGGCAGGATTAGGCATGGCTGGATTAAGAGGTGGTGGAGCGATTGGTGTTCCTGCTGGATCCCCTGCAGCTTTGTCATCCGATGGGCTTGCAAGGAGTAATGGTGACTCCTCTTCGGTTTCACCTGTTCCGTACATGTTTAATGGTGGTCTTAAAGGGAGAAAAGGATTTGGTTCCGTTGACAAAGTTGCTGAGAGAAGGCAGAGGCGCATGATCAAAAATAGAGAATCTGCTGCAAGATCACGAGCTCGTAAACAG GCCTATACTATGGAGCTCGAGCAGGAAGTTCAGAAACTAAAAGAGGAA